TTCCACAAACCCGAGCTACAAGACAAACATGTTTTGATGAAGTTCCATAGATTCCTTTCCATCATCTCTGCCTCTTAAAGATATTTTAGAGCCTTTAGTCAATTTGAGCGACCTTCTCGTTGGGTGATATACTATATTTTCAGAGGGAGTAACGTGAACCACCTCTGAAGTTGGATGTCAGTTCAAACAAATGGCCCAAACCCTGTTGTAAACCTGTTCATCAAACTTTGAGTTTTTCATGCAATGTGCTTTCCAGAGAATGACGGCTATAAAAGCCTCCGAGCTGAACATTGGTCCAGCAGCAAAgtgttttttcttcaaacagTATTGTTTACTGGGTTACGGTTCAGACCTCATTAAACTTGAGTGCTTGTCTGTTCATCCTCGGCTTCCAGCACTGCTGTCTGTGCCACTCACATTTTTGCAAAGCATCAAAGTGTTTGGTGGAAAGCCTTTTTATTGCCACTGTCCTGTAATTTTGCATTCTctgcaaggaaaaaaaaggaattctgACCATTTTCTGGAACACTGACTTTTCATTTGCTCTTAATCTCAAGCCAAATGGTGTATTgggtaaaacaacaaaaatggaaaagagTGCACGTACAGTAAAATGCTGGTCAAATGAATGAAGTTATAATGTTTGTATAAATATTAGGAATGGCcctcgattaaaaaaaacatggattaatTCAAAACAGCAGAAACACAGTCTGGAGATTTAAGAATTATCTGAagttaaattgtgttttgaaGACTTTTCCTCCTCTGGAACAGTCTGATATTTGAATGGGAAAAAGACGGATAAGCCAGATGCCGGCATCCCAGATCACATAAATAAATCTTCAGTGCCTCGCAGACTATTGCGGTGTTACAGCTGGATCACAACCTCAACCCTCCCTTAAGCTGTTCTTCTGTAATGGCATTAAGCATCAGACAAAGCCTTTGTTGGCAACAAAGTCCTGAGAATTGGTTGAAAATCATCATAGAATCGTCCTCTTGTGATAGCGAACAAAGgatatccatccatttttttctcaccacTCAACCTGAGTTTTCGGAACACTACCAGAAATCTCAAATACCGCACATTTAGGATTTTAACGAACATAGTccatatggcaaaaaaaaaatccctgcctccgattgtaaaaaaaactgtagtGCCATCCTTCCTTAACTACAATTAAATCAAGATGGAGGCTTTACCTCATATAgtattgggggggaaaaaccttccaattaaaatgaaatgttagTTCTGATTAGAGATGATTGTTATTGACAACCTAATAGaagccacacacaaacacacttcaTATCTCAAGTGTCTGACTGAACGTTGATTGAAGAGCTACTTCTTCTGATTGGACAACTGAGGACGCAGAAGGGATGGGTGGAAGTGGAGAAGGTCACGTACATGTGAGGTCAATCCTTCAGTCAGCCATCTGATGATCCCAAAACACTGCACACTTGGCTATGGCTCTGTGGACCGAGGTATCGTTCTTCCTAGCGTGCTTTTTGGTGAGTCCTCACTCTGCAGAATTTCTAGGAATGCATCATCTGTGTCTTTTGATTGTTGTGTGAATTGGAGCAAAATTGTGACTAGTCCATCTTGTCATTTGCTTTTCCAACTCTGACCATGAACTAAATGAGTTTCAATTCGTTTGTGCAGAGTGTTCATTGTTGGCATGATCTGGACAACACGGAGTACGACTGCTGGCCTGCCAACAATCCAAATGATTTCAACATGATAACTTGTGGTGGTATGTCTTATTAGCTGTGagcttttgtctttttatttgtgttgttACAGTGAAATATATCCGCATTGGCCGTTTTTGAAAGCAGTCACTGCGTCGAGTTGCTATTCATGTATTAAATCATTGTAAAATGAATTCTTTTGGAATCATTCTGATAGAATTTGTCATTTGCATGTGTGTCTGAAGGTCTGGAAATGGCTTGGGTGCAGCGCCCTCCGGAGAAAGTCACCAATGGGGAAGAATTCAACGTTTCGTACACAGTCACAGCCTCAGATTCTTTCTACGACTATGCGGTCCGCAACAAGATTTTCCAGTTCAGGTGAGCTACTTTCATTAACATTCGGAATCTTGAATGTCTGCTGTGTGCTGATTTTTGACACGCACGTGCACAGGCAAACCGCAAAGATCataaatttggacattttactcAAATGAGCAGTTAAAATACTGTTCATCAAACTAATCATTTGACGTCAACGTAGTAAGTACCATAGCCATGCTTACTTAAGATGTCTACTACTGTAATCAACAAAATGAAACTTTgacactgtttttttgtgttaaaaaaatgaacaaatcccattttatgaatttaaaagacCACAAATTGATTTGCCAATTCAAATCGTGTACAAGATTCTGTTGTTCATTGCAAGAAATGGAATATAGAattttataataaattatatatactatTATTCGCAGATTGTGTTTTACATTCTAGTGATtggtacactttttttttttgcatccagCAATGCTGCGGAGGCAAAAAGCTTCTGTGATGATCACGAATGTCCATCCAACTGGAACAATGCCAACGAACTCAATTGTTGCGTGTACCATGCCAACATCCACTCCTGTCCCTTAGGCCTTATGgtcagttcttttttttaacttgaaacACTTTCATTCCCAATAAGATTTGCCAAAATTGTCTGTCGGACTGCAGAGATACACCAAAAATATAATcacattcatttgaaaatgttcaataacTAGTTTAAGAAACCCGTTGTTCAACAGAAACAAGGCGGCATCTGTGGCCCGTGGATTCCCGACGATGGCAAAATAGTGACCCATACGGTCTCCAAAGCAGGCAAGATGAGCCAGAAATATTGGACGTCAAAAGTGCGTATAAATGGCTTTTCTTGAGGTTGATAGCTTGAACAATATTGACCTTCTTGAATCAGAAGTTTTTTATGGTAGAAGAAATAATGACAAGGACATCTTTTCTTTGTAGGTGGTCCTGATCCACGTGGGGGTCACTTCAGTTATTGCCCATGTTAAAATAGGGCAAATGCATGCGGCATTGGAATCCAAAGTTCTTGTTGTCAGTGCTCAAGGTCAGTCTGCATTGTgaaaaaaatttgagaaaagaaAGGCTGCACAAAAGGGCAAACTCAATTGTTTGGCAATACTATGAACACAATAAACTAGCAAGGACACAAATAATCCGTTTGGGGAGAAATTTGCAGTActattccatacctgtcaacctctgccgataactgcccttataaatgattattgattccccttacaaaccccccaaaaaccttacaaacaccgtacgactcgtacggtgtttgtaaggttttttgggggtttgtaaggggaatcaataatcatttataagggcagttatcggcagaggttgacaggtatgctattcaATAAACCTAGAGCTGATCTATGTCTCTGAAATATGGAAATTCCATTGTTGCAGTGTGTGGGGACGAAGTCTGCGAGTTGGAGGAGAATTGCCTCAATTGCCCTGCTGACTGCGGTATCTGTCCCATGTCCATGGCGATCAAGGTCTCCATAGGCCTGCCCGTGGCATTTTTCAGCGCTGGATTCATCCTAACCATGGTGGTAAGTAAATGTgtgcatgagagagagagatccgAATAAATTTACAAAAATAGGACTAAGTACAGCGTTGTCTTCATTCTCTTCCCTGCAGTGGCTTCAGTACCAGAAACAGAAGATGTTTTGGGATGAAAGCTGGATCATTGACTACAAGAGTATAATATTTGGTATGGTGAAAATGTTTGGTGTGGGCGTACTTGGGGTTGAACAACTAAAAGGTTTTTTAGTCGACTGTAAAATGCTTAAAGTATACATGATATTTTTTCAGCACAGTATGACAGTTGACTAGTTTGAGTTTATTAGTAAAGGCTAATCCGTTCAACCCTTGTATATACGTACTACATCTGCAGGTAAAGTGATTGGTACAGACTTTGGCAGCACAAACAGCCCCCAGCAAGTCAAGAGCACTTCAAATGTTAGTCAATTGACTGACATCACTATGTGCACCGGCGTCAATACCTTCTTCAAACAAGGTTTCATCCAGCCTGGCAACTAGTAAGGCAGCAAGGATTGCAAAGTTCACTCCCATCTGTCCATTTTCTGAGAGCCAGAGtttatcctagctgactttagGGCAAAGGCATAGGACAGTGAGTCTAAACAGGCtatccataaaaaaatataatgggATTAAATTAGTAGTGGCACGCAGTTTATGCTTGTCGAAAAACAAATATTctaaaacaaatacacaaatcttttttttgtgtttgtgtatcGTACCATGTTGTATTTTAACTTGGGAAATTTTCCTTACTGGCTCTAGACAAACAATCAAGAAAGCCAATCTGTttgatgttttgattttaaaaccACAGAGTAACAAAACAGCTGTTTTTCATGTTTCTAAATGTTGGGTGTGATTTCTAAAAGCGACATGGATAAATACAGGATACCAAAGATGATGTGAAAGAGCCATTTATCATTctcaaagcaaaaagaaaaattggttaattgtgttcttgtttaaaaaaaacagcctaaAGATCAATTTAGTTCATCTTTTGATGATGCCGATTAAAACATGACTTCTTTGCCATGTATTTTACACTTTGTAATTGACATTGCTTTAATCCCAATTGCTCTGATTCCGTTTTTTAAGGCAATCTGGCTTTATGGACAGTGATACAGTGATTTGTTGACTTATAATTGTGACTTGCAATTTACCAGCAACCTTAATGAGCACAAGCAGTTTACAAACTTGATGGACAGCTGTACACACATTCATTGGAACCTGTTGTCTTGACTAATGACTAATTATCTCAAATTTGCCCTACCATATCTTTTTAGTGATGGCAGGACAGTTGCAGTGAAACACCTGCAAAAGAAACACTTTGCTCTCTCTAAAAACATCAGGAAGGAGGTGAAAGAGGTCAGGTGAGGGAGAACAGGTGACACTTTCATAGCTTTGATTGTTACCTGACAATATGTTTCTTCCCGGTTAGACAACTGGACCACCCGAATCTTTGCAAGTTCATCGGGGGCTCAATAGAGGTTCCCTATGTTAGCATTATAACAGAACACTGCCCTAAAGGAAGCCTGTCTGATGTTCTACTCAGTGATGAGATCCCAATCAACTGGGGATTTAGGTAAGGACAGACACATTCAGTATTATGTCTCCTcctaccaaaaaaataaatcattacattgacttgaattgaatgcttttattgtcattatacaagtataatgagatttaaagcatcaccatgaagtgcacaaatagcaacaacaagcaaacaaacaaataaataagaacaatGAATaactgaataatcaataaataagtcataattaATAACGTAATCAACATATAAGTCGTcaacaacaagcaaacaaacaaattaataataacaattaataactcaataatcaataaataagtcataataaCGTAATCAACatataagttgtcaacaacaagcaaacaaacaaattaataataacaattaataactcaataatcaataaataagtcataattaGTAACGTAATCATCATATAAGTCATCAACAAcaggtagggaagtgcacaaataacaacaaataaatcaaatataatcaataagtaataaataagtcgtcaacataataaataagtagtagtcaacatagataagtagtcaacaggaATAAGTGatcacataatatatatattttttaatgtattatttatttatttatccaacACGTTCCAATATAACTAAAAAGTGCATCACTGAAAAATACACTAACCATGAAATTCACGCTGACCGTGTAAATTTATCTCTTTAAACTAAAAATAGTATTTATCTGCTACTCTACAGACTGTCATTTGCCACTGACGTTGCCCGTGGGATGTCCTACCTTCACCAACACAAGATGTTTCATGGTCGACTTCACTCCAGAAACTGTGTTATCGATGATCGCTGGGTTTGCAAGATCTCAGGTCAAAAACGGCAACGAGCAAAATACAATGTGCAGTTTAATAATTCATTCCATTTCCCCCCGTATAGATTATGGCCTGACATTCTACAGAAAGGAGGACTTTGACGAGGTCAGCAATGCATTCACTTGTGGTGACATAAACCGTGTCTACTGTGCTCCGGAGGTCCTTCTGGGAACCAGCCCACCCGTGACACAAGTGGCGGATGTCTACAggtttgaatttaaaatatacaAAGTTGAAGTTAATTagagggcagcccggtgggtgagtggttagcgcaggggtgggcaaactattccacaaagggccgcagtgggtgcgggttttcatttcaacccattgagagggcaccttttcaccaatccggtgtcctacaagtgcaatcagtggattgcagtcaggtgcttcttgttttctgcaggaatctcattggttaaactgtctgtgctatatcggttggaacaaaaacctgcacccacaccggccctcgaggaccggtttgcccatgcctgggttagcgtgttggcctcacatttctgagatcgagggatcgatcccaggtccgatcttcctgcgtggagtttgcatgttctcgctgggcttgcatgggttttctctgggtattccgggtTCCTCCCATAGCCGCAAAACACGCAgtgtagactggttgaacactctaaaaatTAATGAGCGCGAGGAGCAATTGTTGCCcgtcttgtgccctgtgatagaGTGGCCGCCAATTcgaggtgtcccccgcctggtgcccatacatagttagcggggataggctctagcaccccctgcggcccttgggaggataagcggtatggaaaatgaatgaatgaaaaactcaGGCAGGAGCCACTTAAAGACTCTGTGAAGTAAAGTCAGATTTAATCCTGTATACAATCTATGGTTCCTAAAAACGTGGGAAAACTGAGCTATCTTTGTCCTTTCAGTTACGCCATGATCTTGGTGGAGATAGCTACTCGCTCTGACCTCATCTCAGTGAGTACGATGGCTGCTTCTTCTTAAATCTGGATTACGACCTGCGGTTCTGCTTTGATCTTGGCTTTGTAATGAGCAGTTCTCCTGGTCGTACAGGACAAGGCGGAGGGAGTGAGGATGGATGTCACATGGCGCCCTCCTCTGCCTGAGCTCAAACCAGGAAAAAACGACGTTGACTGCCCAAGTCAAGAAGACTACTGTGAGGTATAACCATATCATAATGCAAGCGCATTTTTTGTCTGCTCTTCGAGTGGAAATCGCAGGAACCAAATTCATACACAGTCAACTGAGCAAGTTACTGATTGCTGCAGTCTGTAGCAAGATCGTCACTTACTGTTCTGTATGTATTGTATGCTATAAATCATTGGCAGCTTATCAAGAAGTGTTGGTCTCACAACCTCACCACGAGGCCCACATTTGAGCAGGTCAAGAAGATGCTGGACAAGATGAACCCACATAAAGTCAGCCCCGTAGACATGATGATGAATCTGGTAAGTGTCCTTTTGAAATGTTGCTAGTAGCTACAAAAATGCATGAACGtggaaatatgacaaaaaaaggtttattGGCTGCAGATGGAGAAGTACAGCAAACATCTGGAGAGCATCGTGGCTGAACGAACACAGGACCttcttcaagaaaaacaaaagactgatcTCTTGTTATACAGTAAGTGTTGCTGTTGATTAAAGATGCAAGCACTTCTGCAACTAACACAGATCACAACACGTCAGTGAATTAAATTCAATGGGTGGAGACCAAACACTTGCTTGTGCTGCATTCCATTGGTGTGTGAGCAAAATACAACTTCCTCACTCTAATCCTGAAAAGTTCTATTTCCATCA
Above is a genomic segment from Stigmatopora argus isolate UIUO_Sarg chromosome 8, RoL_Sarg_1.0, whole genome shotgun sequence containing:
- the LOC144078489 gene encoding atrial natriuretic peptide receptor 2-like isoform X1, translated to MALWTEVSFFLACFLSVHCWHDLDNTEYDCWPANNPNDFNMITCGGLEMAWVQRPPEKVTNGEEFNVSYTVTASDSFYDYAVRNKIFQFSNAAEAKSFCDDHECPSNWNNANELNCCVYHANIHSCPLGLMKQGGICGPWIPDDGKIVTHTVSKAGKMSQKYWTSKVVLIHVGVTSVIAHVKIGQMHAALESKVLVVSAQVCGDEVCELEENCLNCPADCGICPMSMAIKVSIGLPVAFFSAGFILTMVWLQYQKQKMFWDESWIIDYKSIIFGKVIGTDFGSTNSPQQVKSTSNVSQLTDITMCTGVNTFFKQGFIQPGNYDGRTVAVKHLQKKHFALSKNIRKEVKEVRQLDHPNLCKFIGGSIEVPYVSIITEHCPKGSLSDVLLSDEIPINWGFRLSFATDVARGMSYLHQHKMFHGRLHSRNCVIDDRWVCKISDYGLTFYRKEDFDEVSNAFTCGDINRVYCAPEVLLGTSPPVTQVADVYSYAMILVEIATRSDLISDKAEGVRMDVTWRPPLPELKPGKNDVDCPSQEDYCELIKKCWSHNLTTRPTFEQVKKMLDKMNPHKVSPVDMMMNLMEKYSKHLESIVAERTQDLLQEKQKTDLLLYSMLPKPVADDLRQGRTAEAQTFSNATVYFSDIVGFTQLSGASTPHQVVDFLNQLYTTFDDIIDNYGVYKVETIGDAYMVVSGVPQENGINHAGEIASMALDLVNVCHTFKIPHKPNTQLKIRAGIHSGPVVAGVVGTKMPRYCLFGDTVNTASRMESTSEALKIQVSGATADLLHTLRGYILTCRGMLNVKGKGEMETWWLEAKRNEATDPLLCSSESAGGPVPVSD
- the LOC144078489 gene encoding atrial natriuretic peptide receptor 2-like isoform X2, whose protein sequence is MALWTEVSFFLACFLSVHCWHDLDNTEYDCWPANNPNDFNMITCGGLEMAWVQRPPEKVTNGEEFNVSYTVTASDSFYDYAVRNKIFQFSNAAEAKSFCDDHECPSNWNNANELNCCVYHANIHSCPLGLMKQGGICGPWIPDDGKIVTHTVSKAGKMSQKYWTSKVVLIHVGVTSVIAHVKIGQMHAALESKVLVVSAQVCGDEVCELEENCLNCPADCGICPMSMAIKVSIGLPVAFFSAGFILTMVWLQYQKQKMFWDESWIIDYKSIIFGKVIGTDFGSTNSPQQVKSTSNVSQLTDITMCTGVNTFFKQGFIQPGNYDGRTVAVKHLQKKHFALSKNIRKEVKEVRQLDHPNLCKFIGGSIEVPYVSIITEHCPKGSLSDVLLSDEIPINWGFRLSFATDVARGMSYLHQHKMFHGRLHSRNCVIDDRWVCKISDYGLTFYRKEDFDEVSNAFTCGDINRVYCAPEVLLGTSPPVTQVADVYSYAMILVEIATRSDLISDKAEGVRMDVTWRPPLPELKPGKNDVDCPSQEDYCELIKKCWSHNLTTRPTFEQVKKMLDKMNPHKVSPVDMMMNLMEKYSKHLESIVAERTQDLLQEKQKTDLLLYSMLPKPVADDLRQGRTAEAQTFSNATVYFSDIVGFTQLSGASTPHQVVDFLNQLYTTFDDIIDNYGVYKVETIGDAYMVVSGVPQENGINHAGEIASMALDLVNVCHTFKIPHKPNTQLKIRAGIHSGPVVAGVVGTKMPRYCLFGDTVNTASRMESTSEALKIQVSGATADLLHTLRGYILTCRGMLNVKKEAWSRI